A segment of the Populus alba chromosome 9, ASM523922v2, whole genome shotgun sequence genome:
CTTGTCCAAGATAGAGGCTCCaagtttaatttcttccaatggAAAAGATGCATGCTTAAAGCACCTTCTGACATATACTCGTAGACAAGAAGCCTTTCATTGCCTTCGATAGAATAACCAAGAAGAGAAACCAGATGACGATGCCGAACTTTAGAAAGAACAGCAATCTCAGCCTGAAATTCATCCACAGCTTTACCGCTCACCACTCCGGCCTCCATTCTCTTAACAGCTATTTTTGTCCCATCTTCCAATTCACCCTTGTAGACAGTTCCAAATCCACCAGAGCCAAGCTGATTTTTTTGGGCAAAATTATCGGTCACCTTGCGAAGAACTTGGAAAGATATAATAACACTTCCAGCCTCAATTACACGGGAATTTTCAGTCAGACTACTTGTATTACTGACAGAACTAGTTCCAGTTTGAGTGGACAAGCTTCCAGTGATGTTGTTGGAAACTGCAATCTTGACAAAATTTTCTGAATCAGATGGATCTCTGGGGTGAACCACAATGGAACAAGGAGGATTtgaagtttcttttttcttcttaaagcaAGAATATAGACACAAAGCAATCAACACAACAGCCAGCAATGAACCGGCTAAAATTCCACCCACAATTACTAGTTTGGTTCTTTCAAATTGTCTTTTAGTTTGGGCTGGAACTTTTGTCGAAGTAGACTGATTAGCGCGTGAGCTTGAAGTTGGAGAAGGCGGACTAGAAGGCATAGTGAATGGTGAAGGCTGTGCACTGCCTGGTGGAGAATTCTGTGGTGGAGAATTCTGTGGCGGAGAACTCTCTGGTGGAGTGAAACTCACAGGAGGTGGGCTGCTAGCAGGGGCGGGGGATTGCTGACTCTGATTCCCACCAACCAGAAGAGGATTTCCATCAACAACAAGCTTCACGCTATTCCGAAACTTGGGCAAAGGAGGACCTAGATTGTTTTCACTGACATCGAACAATCTCAAAGACTTCAAGTTTGTCAAATTGCTGGGAATTGTGCCCTCTATATCGTTTCCTCCAAGTCCAATTTGAACCAGTGAATCTAATTTTGCAATTGAAGGATTAAGGGTGCCAGTAAGATTACGTCTAGGCAGATTTATAACAGAAACCTTTGAATTATAATCACAATTCAATCCCAACCATGGCCCATGACATGGATCATTACCAGACCACTGAGGAGCAATATTTGAAGGATAATTCACTCCACCAAGAAAATCCAAAAGTGCATAAACTTCTGGGGCGCATTCAACTCCAGGTTTAGATTGACAAAAAAGATTGGAGTCATAAGAAACCTTACCAGCCTTGAACACTGGCACTGGACCCATTAGCTGATTATTGTTCAAGTCCAAATTCTCCAGCTGCATATCTGCCAAGCTCTGAGGAATATAACCGACAAGTTTGTTTCTGTTGAGATTAAGATCTCTCAACAAAGACAAATCTCCAATTTTCTCAGGTATTGTTCCAGAGAAAGAATTCCCATGAAGCCATAATTTTGACAATGATGTCATGTTCGCAATAACATCAATTGAACCACTCATGCCCCCTCCTTCTTGATTATTCAGAAGCAAAATTGACATCAAAGATTGCCCAAAACTTGAAGGAATTTCACCAGACAATCTGTTGTAAGAAAGTTCTAGATTACTAAGAGATGGCATGCTGCCTAGAAAATCAGGCAGTGGACCAGCCAAATTGCACGAAGACACTGAAAAATTCGTCAACTGAACAGAACTTGCCAGTTCACTGGGCAGAGACCATCCTGTACTCTCATTCAAACGATTGCCATCCAAGGCCAGAACCGCTATGCTACCAAGTCCCTCGAAGAAATCAGATGGGATAGTGTCAAAATTATTGCCATTCAAGAAAGCATATACCAGTTCAGACAGTCCTTTAAAGGTGGGTAGTTTTCCATTGAAGTTGTTTCTTTGAAGCCCTATATTGTAAAGTTTTGAGAGCTGGTTGAAATTTTGAGGGAGGGGTCCTTTAAGACCCATATTTTGGACCTGAATTTGTGTGACTCTGCCATTCGAACAGAAAACGTGAGGCCATGAAGGAGGGCCACAAGGATCGTTACCCTTGGCTGGCCATTTGAGAAGCTCTGGATTTTCCAATCCATTCTGGAAATCTAACAAGATCTTAAGGTCATTGGGATCCGTAAAACTATAACAAAATGTAACGAAACCCAACAAAAAACATACAAAGTTGCAAAGCTTCATACTTTCACCTCCCATTATCAAATCACCTTACTAAAAGAACGAAACTCACCCTCCCAATGTACCTTATAATCCCAAATAAAAACTAAGACTTTCAAATGTCAATTACCATAAAAGGATGTAAACAACATGATCCAGGtgcaaaaaattaagatttgtttCAAAAGTTTTTGAAGAGAACAAGAAATGGAAGTAGAAAGGGGATTAGATTTTGAAAGAGAGTGGAGATGACGAAGAAAAGGAAATCGTGCCCAAAACAGATTGAGATAAAGAAAAGTACGTTAGCCTATCATCCACTactttagggttttttattattagctaAATCTTCGAACAGCCAGACCTAAAAAGTGTAGTAGTACACCAGTCACCACCATCACTGACACTCTCCCCAACCCTTTCTTGATCTCCTATTTTAGCAAAAGGTGacgtaataataataataatattttgttttccagtGCTAAAAGAAATGGCAATATTACCCTCAAAAGGTGGCAGCTCAGAAGATAATGCCAGTCGGTGCATGTAATCACAGGAtccagaaaaatattttctgaacAATActaatgtgagaaaaaaaaaatcttgttaaaCATTTTGCAGTGTCATGATTAtaataactatatattttttaatctttctataatataaaacatgtgGGCCCTAGGCTAGGGAGCTTATGAAGCCAAGAAGCTCGATGTCGGTAAATGGAAGCTTAAAAAATCTCTTGGGATTAATGAGGAGCGGGTCTAAATATGGATGACTAAActacttttattattaatttaaagttaaaaaaaatatcaaattattttaaaaatattttaaaaatacataaataaactGGCTGTTTGTGTTGTCTCGTGTCGTTTCGTGTCGGTTGAATGTTGACAGCATTCACTTGCTCTTGTATTGTTTTTGTTCACTGCTTCCTTGTATCCAGGAATTTATAAACTCCCAAGTTTGCCCCCCATAGAAGACTTTGTTAactttctgcttttttttttttttcaaagtattagTCTATTTACaaggtattatatatatatatataaaaccactCCCTCCTCTCCTCCTCTCAGCTGATTAAAAAAGTCGTTAACTAGctcttgaggtcttggcccagctGTTGAAGGgatttgttcccttcctctgcatcttGGGTTCAAACTTCactgtgcacgcctgtcaccctcgcggtgtcttacatgctcactaggtttgcaggatgttcagtgagccgtgagattagtcgtggtgcgcacaagctagcccggacatccacgtaaataaataaataaaaaaaatcattaactaaGACGATGTTTTAAGAAAATGGATTTTAATTAGggttattttagaaataaaggCATTCTTATATAAATAgatatatttcatataaattgattaacaaatatttattgaaatgtttttgaCTTGTTAAGAAAAACTTTTCGTCAAAATCTCTTCATTGGGatgttaagaaaaagaaaatgtataaatattccaataaattttaattaagagcACTAACAAAGCTCGTAGTTCATAAACATGTCAATGATTATAAATTTACAGGCCATGTACTGGATAAGCAAATGATACTAAATAGTAGATAGCAATTCAAGAAATGATCTGAGTTGGCTAATAAACTTTACCTCCCATTACTCCACTTAAAAAGTAGAAATTGATAGTTGTTAtccattttttctattaaaaaaaaaacaaaaaaagaaagaaagaaagatttgggcaaaaactatataaaaaaagggaaaaaaattaataacagaCCTTATAAACAACAAGAATATCTTGACATGATTGTTGTcaagtaaagaaagaaaggataTTGTGTTGTCAAATGTTtttaagaagaaagaaagaggctAATGAGatcgagagaaaaaaataggGTATGTTAACATGTGAGTATTTATGGAATATTGTTTTCAACATTAATTTCATGAGATATTATTATAGAAAATCAAAtggtttttcatttgatttatttttgcatctttttttataaatttaatttaatttaaaattcaaataaatatccttaaaaaagtttaaaacatgagaattcattcaattttatgaattaaatttaattcacatgGTTCTAAATAGACTATAGGATTATACATCAAGTGATACTAGGGATGTAATGCAAAATACATCATATTGCATACCTAATTAtagcatataaaaaatcaacGTAAAATTCCTAGGATATCATGCATATACAAACAAAACATGTCATAAAACTAGACTTATAATGCATTATAACACCATGGGACCTGTATTGTGCACtcatttttagaaatttaatttctaaatataGTAGTTCTTAATCCCTTTGCATAGATTATGGAAACGGAATGATAGTAGTGCAGCTAAAAAATAGGTAACATAAGACCCCATCTTTGAAACAAAGATTTAAAGAGAAAATCCAAGTTTGCAATATAATCAAAGGGACCATAGGGTCATTTACCCACCATCCCATATATTATGTAGAatggaacatttttttttctcttttgagaaaataatataaatatacatagaAAGAATGGAGAATGGAACACTTTTGAAATTTGTGATCATAGTTAAAATCTTATAGTAAGgaaataatttgatataaagATATTGTCACAATGTAtaacctaaatttttaattttgcatcaatcctaaacaatatatatataaggaaatAATTTGACGAGGCCCCAAAATCTAAGATGCTTAGGAATATGGTTGATATGTtgaataatcaattaattttttaattcaagcaaTCTAATCTATTCTTCTTAGGCAAGGTGTTTAGTAGCTTGATATGGAAAGCTCAGGTGGTTCGTAATTGGTAGCTAGTGATGCCTAGTAAGCCAAGATGATTGCTAGTTGTTACATGCAAAAGatcttttttaatggatatagGGACTCTCAGATATTTAAGTCAATAACTTTGTAGAAAGAGAAagtgcaatgatattttagacagagactcttaaaatatatatgctgaaaatgttaaaaatgaaGAGATTGTGAACCCCTTGAGTTTAAAGGATTCATAATGTATTTATAGTCGTAtgagtctctttttttttttttttaatgagaggCTAAAGTGTAATTTCACCCTTGTGATATTTCGAGTTGTATTCAACTTAAAACAATACATAttggatcaatataaaatactaaaggACTCGCGTAGAATCCTAGAAAAAACTCTTAATGAAGTGTTGAGCACATGGTAAGGTGTCAAGCCCATTTAAGGTGAAAAATAGTTCTAAACATGCTTTTTAGACCCAAGTATGTTACGCTCAAGCATGGTATCTCGAGCCTATATAGGTACTAGGGTGCATGACCACCACCAGTTGGGCGTCAAGTATGAGCTTCTTGTTAGTTGTTGGGATTAGGCGTGGTAATCAAAGCctataaggatttttttttttttttggccttttAGGGGATTTGAGCCCGTTAAATTTGGTTTATTAATAGCCTTCCTAGTCTTTAAGATAATAATACataaaagatttataaaaatgCTCAGTACAACGAGTTTTGTCGAGTTTTCTTCGTATGAGAAGAAGGATGAACCACAAGTAATATATTAGAAAGCATATATGTAAGGGTATGCACCATGGTTGAAAAAAGAATTTCTAAGTATGTAGAGGGGAACCATGAAAGAACCCATACTTAGAAAATTTCTATTTGGTTTAGGAGAAACCATGAAAGGTGAACCTAtacttagaaaattttttaaaaggctAAGGGGAGCCTATAAAAAGTAGAGCTTGTACTTAAAAAACTTTCTAAGTGGCTAGGAGAACAGACCCATGTCGATGCCCATACTTGGAAAATTTTCTAAGTGGCTAAAAGGATGAACCCATGTCGATGcttatacttagaaaaatttaTAAGGGGCAGAAGGGGAACCCATGGAGGAAGACTTTATACTTAAGAAAGTTTCTAAATGGCTAGGGATACAGACCAATATTAATgcctatacttaaaaaaaataaaattataagggATATAGGAGAAACCCATGGAAGAGGAGCTTATACTTAGAAAACTTTCTAAAGGGAAAAAAGGGTGGTGTTAGTGGTGGTGCTAATTCACTAAGGAGACCAATTTCATCCCTTTAAGAGTGATTGTATTGGAGTGTGGGAGGTCACATACCTTTCTAGGATGGCATGAGGCGTGAGAGCCCTCTCCTTAAAAATGATCTATAAAGTGAGGGAGGTATGTGACCTCACTAGGATGGCATGAGACATAAGAGCTCTTAAATAGAGAAAGATCTCACCTAATAGTGGGAGGTTTGTAGCCAGTCTAGTGATGGTATAGGGACTTGAAAGCCCCCCTTTAGAAAATGTGTAGGGTATGTTACTTCCCTAACATTGTTATAGAGCATGGAAGCCCTCAGCTATAAAGTGATTGCTTTCTAAGAATGGGTGGCCTATGGCTTTCCTGGTGATATAATGGGGCATGAGAGCCCCCTATTAGTGAAAGGTTGTACCTAAGGGTAGGAGATCCAAGATCATTTTCTAGAGATAATGTAAAGTTTAGGAGCTCTATCGAAGAGTCGTGTCAATCTGATACTGCATTAGAGAGGTAAGATATTTAAGATCCATCCCTGGTAAATTTATAAGAGACCCTTTGGCATTACCACTTAGAGAATATGCTGGTCCGAATTACACTAGAGAATAGGGGATCCAGATCATCTCTTGGTGAATTGGTGAGAAGCTTTTAGGCATCACATGAAGAATATATTAGTCCAAGACTACAATGATGAATAGAGGAACTTAAATCAACCCCTGAAGAATTGGTGAGAGACTCTTAGACATCATCtagataattatattattgtaataGGGAGACCTCATACCTATCCCTTGGAGATTATGAGTCTATTTCTCTAGGGAGACCAAGTCAATCTTTTCCTTGAAAATTGTCCAAAAGCCCCCACTAGAGATTTATAGATAGGAAATGTATGTTAGagatacattatttttatttcaaaaataaacttacatTCCTATTAAGggttatgtattttaagatggtCTGAGTGATAAGTATGAGGAAGGTTCTTAAGAGAAACATGTCTTGAAGGGGtatcaagatatatttttttactaccCTGATAACTCTGAATAAGTGATCGTATTTTGATTTAAAGGAGTTATAAATCCTGAGGATGTATACCCATGAGTTGACCCCTCATAGTTCTTCCTCAATCTTTCATTTCTATTTGGAGAATAATTTTGCTTGAAATGTCCTTCATATTAGTTGTCCTTATAAAAACAAGAAGGCCTATATCGTAATAAACTTATCTCTCTCTCACATATATGATTTCCCATTACCTGCTTCATAATAAGCAAACTTTTCTCTAGAAAGGCATAAAGTTTTCTCCAAAAAGACATATTCCCTTACCCTTTCTCACTAAGTCTATTGGCTCAAGCAATTTTTCCACCTTAAGCATCTCCTCACCGAACCTCTTCAAATATTTATGTGTATACTTGCTCACTTATTGAATAACACTAAATAGCTTCCTAGAGCTTTTCCTAACGGATATGTTAATACTAAAGCATGCCACTAGGTTGACTTAGAGGTCACTAAACGCGTCACTAGAGCTTGACtccaaattattatattatacatGTACAAACCCATGAAAGGTTATGAGGAGGATTTGTATATTGAGTCATTGTCCTGGATGACCAACTCTAAGCTACCATGCATATTATGTACATGCTTCATCAGGTCAGTTAGGCCATTATAGTTTTCTAgacttatttttattgaaatgtaGTCCTTATGGAGTCAAGTGTTCAATACTCATTTTTATGGAAATGTAGTCCTAGGTATGCTCATGTACATACCAtctcttataaattttttgtttgttaggcTATTGGGAGCCCGAGGAGTTTGGCATGATGTCCATCTCATCATAACTAGAAGAAGTACATTTAGAGTACCAACTTTGTAGATAGGTATTATAATGGCATGAGTGACCTATTGAAGAACTCTCATGAATGTCATTATACATATTCCCTTCTAAGTAGTGTAATTATCTACGAGCACCTGATGTGGCTGGTGGCCATAAATTTAGGACGTTGAGTGTTGCTAAAGGTGTCAAGACTTGTTTGGGTGGCAAGGTTTGATTTTTCCCTTGAGTTCTCAACACAACCTGAGTAGGAAGTTGCACTTAACTAGTGAGTTATTGAAAGATTCAGTTAGGTAGAAGTGTTTGTAGTAACTAGTAGATTTTTCTCATGTCCTAGCCCAGGTGTGTATTAGTTATGTGCCTCGAAATGACATAGAAGTGTCAAAAACAAGGTTAGAGGCCTAAAAGGCCAATTTATGGGTTTGCCAATAACTTAGGCATTTCTGAGCAACTTGGGTTCATGTTTTTCATGTTCATCCGAAGAATATTGTCTCGAGTGCTagttttaggttttattttggtttctgcAAGTTCGCATGTCATCATTAGTCAATAATATAGGGTTTTCATacgttattaacatgttttttgggttttaatcctagggttttggttttgaactaaaacttatttttgacaaaaaaaaaaatgtgaagttaGAGTGAAAGTCAAAATAAATGGATACTTGATTCTTGATCTATGCTTGATTGCAAACAAAACCTTGCCTTTTATTGATGTATATGTCATTACTCTTTATCATTGTGTGTGAATGCATTATTATCAAacctaaaaatacaatatttagaaaaaaaatttccatcaagataaattttcatattaacATATCTCTTGTTTATCATAGTGAATACAATGTTTTCACTATAaccatttttcaattaaaaaaatattatgattgttAAAATAAGTCaacaaataatatcaaaatagtatgtctattttttgtgattgaaaactaaaaaaattataaatttgataaaaatcatgttCAAAGTCTATTTaagaaatttaagaataaaaaaatgaattgaattgaacTTCCATGAGTactttattattagtattattattttcacatcAGAtacacaataattaaaaataaaaaattcaaattcaaataaaaaatttgtaataGTATTTAAGAATTATGTCAAACTAAAAAGTATGTGAATctagtaaatatttttctaagtggccaaaaaaaaaccaaataaagaaaaagaaaaaaaaaagacaacaaagggTCATTGCACTACCAGAAAATctacaaatacaaacaaaatcaaCGAAAGATTTTTTACATCGATATTTTAGGGTGATATTTactaatcaaattttatccaTCGCTAACTCCGTCATTATTTACCGACATAAATATTTTGTCGGTATATATCGAGGAAATCCCAGTCAGAATAGAAGgaatttaaaaacaaccaaacaatATGATGATGTGTAagtttttatggatgattttatCGATAAAATTATAGTTGGATTCAAAAAGAGATGTCCGTATAGTGACGTGTCAGTTATACCGATAAAATAGTCGACAAGGTGACAgataaaaacattttgttggtaattttatTAGCAATAGTTACCTGACCATCGACCCTCCCCtcctctatttctccttcttcccctCGCCTCTGCAACTAAACAAACATCCCCTCCCCCTCTCCAACTAAACAAACAACCCCCCTTCACATCTCTCCTCATCTCAACACAACTCATCCTTCTTTAACTTTTCCAGTCACATCATTCgtgttttattttggatttttcattttaagtaaatctatcatttttttaattttaacacgattttaaaatgtcaaattttttattgcatatttttgtattatatgtattttgtttgggtttttacttgttttattgttttttcttaaacaaactTCTTGTATGGATTTATTATTTTGcacatgttatggtttgttttagatattgtaaaattatatttgtttgtaaattgttgaaacttatgCCGTACTGCTGACTTATGtgtgttgtgatgaaataaataattgctTGTTTAATGGGttcgttttatattttgttaattttattgccgagttgtaattttcataaattaattgtaaaatttgTATGTacatagataattgataatgaattaagagaagTTGAAAGTACATTGGATAAACCAATATTCTTGagctaaaccaatatttttacaaatttgtttACCTAACAtggttaattaatacatgttgtcatcattatttgaTATAGGTTCGATAGAAttagtcatggatgatcgttcatagATGTATTAAGATTCACCTCAATGATTAtagaggatggattattgtaatggggttcacggttttattaattatgcaaCATCTATTTCGAGAAATATTAGTGGAGGCGATATAGGTGTTCATGcaagaggtgtaaaaataaatatggtaTCGAtcaagatgttgtaatgatgcatcttctacacaaagagttcatgaaaaaatatttgtgctGGTATGCATACGAAGAACCATTTGTTCCTCACAACATACAACCAATCTCactgaaaaatataaacaaccCTCTGAGGATTATGAACAACTTTGCCAAATGATCATGGATATGAGATCAAATGAGTGGTACGTGTGCATCTCTTTTTTACCATATGATCCTGAGAACAACTAATCTCCTCCTTCAGTACTGCCATTGCTCTAACTTAGTTTTAtttgaacataaaaattataatgaatatttggcttttatattaagataatttatttttacatacttgaattttatacaattttattttttaaattattttctttttttgtttaatagattttttaaagtatatatttttaaatcattacgAACAAAGTAATTGACAGACTAAATCCATTGGTATATTCTagatagttaataaaaaaaaatattgcatatgCCACTTCAACTGCTACATTACTCAACGAAATTATTTGGTCAGTATTTTACAGAGAGTTGGAATAAAATTACTCCAAATATCACTGCCACTACCACTACCAATCATCAACGGAATAATTTTGTTGATATATTCCAacaggtaaatttttttttggcttgaaaACTTCGTCTATAAaaccattagttttttttttttttttttaccaatagaaataaaattactaacGGACTGTTTTCGTCCGAGAATCAGTTGGTAAAATTATCCTCGACAGAATGTTGGAGTAAATAGCAATAGAAACTCTGTcgataaaattgttaaatgtaGCAGTGTTGCTCAAACTTGTGATCTATTGGCTCCGGTCCATATGCTAACCAACTAAGTTACAAtacaaatttgttttcaaaataattaaactaatatattaatattttgttattgttcaTATGAACAATGAAGTACCATAAAAAGCCTTAGTTATTTTAATAGTATAGGATAATGTTTACTATATACATATTGAGTAAAAAACATTTAGTCTCTCATATGCTAGGATAGGAGTTTTTAAGATACGTTGTGtggttgaatataaatttaccatctcataaaaaaaagataatgatgaAACTTAAATATAGTGAATgaatcttctctcttttctgtTTGAACAAGTATCATAACACAATATTTTGGTCATAGCCAATATTTTAGACCATAAAAAAGTAGTTGGGGGAGTGACATTGGTGAATCACTAGCTAAGAAGCCACAATTATCATCATTCTTGAAAGAATAacttaaattcattaaatatactaaaaattcAGATGAATAAAATATACAAGTGAAACTTGAGAGACAAACTGAAGTTAGTTAACTAGTTGAGAGTAACTGatgaaaagctaaaacatgTTGTTGAATTTAGTCAtgagattgaaattaaaattaaaaaaaaaaagacaaaagaaaatattatttttctaaagtcATAGAAAAAGttgctctaaaaaaaaaaaaaaaaaaaaaaaaagaggttgaaGGAACTAATTTGGTTAAGTTGTAATACAATAAGTTTATTTTGTGAATAGGTTAACTACAATATTATATTTGGTGTggattattatctttattattcttGTCACAATTAATTGTATTCTTTAGTTCttcaattgtaaaaaaacaatttatgttttgagttttaaaccagtcaaatatataatttgacaaaaacaagcATGAATTTTGATCCAGTtgttaaattagattaaaattttgataaattattataaaaacttaattatacaAGGACAACTAGtttatcaattgtttttgtttttaggctCAAATTAAGTCTAGTAGCTATTGtttaggattttgtttttttgttgttttttaaacaaaatttaaatttagattaaaatcttcaatttaattaggattttaataaatgagatatttttcttaaactaaGCTATTTCttattagaaaattttataaattattgaatttcaaCTGTTGTTAAATTTAGAGCTTGAGAATTCCTAGCgctaaatcaaatcaaatcattgaGACTCAAATCgcttttattaaagaaaaaggtaGCCACAAGCCTATGCAATCAGAAGACAACACCAAAATCATGCAAATCCATCAATAAGAAATGACAATTGATGCTGAAATATTGAGTACAATTATTAATGACCGAAAGTATGAATCTCCATGGCTTGCTGGcccacaaaacaaataaataaaataaataaaaggactgagactattaaaatcattaatcttAATCTCCTATCCTATGGTCGCTAATGGACACAGAAATAGAGCTCAACGGTCCATTTGGTGGAGGGCCATTTTGAAAGTGGAAGTTTCTGCGTACGTGGACATTAAAATAGCGCCACGTTCCCTTGTCCACGTAAAGCCATGACACCGTAGTGCTGTGGTTGATGTTGGAATTGTgatgtaaattgttttttaaaatatattttttattttaaaatatattaaaataatttttttaaaaatttatttttaatatccatacataattaaaaataaaattttgaaaataaaaaaatttaaaatatctcaaAAATATGGTTAAACTACGTTACCGATCATTACTTCATTGAATTCTTAACCATGCCATGCCAAGAAATACTTGAAGTCACCTATTTTACATTAGAAGAAATGACATCACAAAGCTTGTAT
Coding sequences within it:
- the LOC118053807 gene encoding receptor protein kinase TMK1, which codes for MGGESMKLCNFVCFLLGFVTFCYSFTDPNDLKILLDFQNGLENPELLKWPAKGNDPCGPPSWPHVFCSNGRVTQIQVQNMGLKGPLPQNFNQLSKLYNIGLQRNNFNGKLPTFKGLSELVYAFLNGNNFDTIPSDFFEGLGSIAVLALDGNRLNESTGWSLPSELASSVQLTNFSVSSCNLAGPLPDFLGSMPSLSNLELSYNRLSGEIPSSFGQSLMSILLLNNQEGGGMSGSIDVIANMTSLSKLWLHGNSFSGTIPEKIGDLSLLRDLNLNRNKLVGYIPQSLADMQLENLDLNNNQLMGPVPVFKAGKVSYDSNLFCQSKPGVECAPEVYALLDFLGGVNYPSNIAPQWSGNDPCHGPWLGLNCDYNSKVSVINLPRRNLTGTLNPSIAKLDSLVQIGLGGNDIEGTIPSNLTNLKSLRLFDVSENNLGPPLPKFRNSVKLVVDGNPLLVGGNQSQQSPAPASSPPPVSFTPPESSPPQNSPPQNSPPGSAQPSPFTMPSSPPSPTSSSRANQSTSTKVPAQTKRQFERTKLVIVGGILAGSLLAVVLIALCLYSCFKKKKETSNPPCSIVVHPRDPSDSENFVKIAVSNNITGSLSTQTGTSSVSNTSSLTENSRVIEAGSVIISFQVLRKVTDNFAQKNQLGSGGFGTVYKGELEDGTKIAVKRMEAGVVSGKAVDEFQAEIAVLSKVRHRHLVSLLGYSIEGNERLLVYEYMSEGALSMHLFHWKKLNLEPLSWTRRLSIALDVARGMEYLHGLARQTFIHRDLKSSNILLGDDFRAKVSDFGLVKLAPDGEKSVVTRLAGTFGYLAPEYAVMGKITTKADVFSYGVVLMELLTGLTALDEERSEESRYLAEWFWKIKSSKEKLMTAIDPTLNASEEIFESIYTIAELAGHCTLREPNHRPDMGHAVNVLAPLVEKWKPINDESEDFSGIDYSLPLPEMLKAWQDGESTGLSYTSLNDSKSSIPTRPAGFAESFTSADGR